From one Flavobacterium kingsejongi genomic stretch:
- a CDS encoding BamA/OMP85 family outer membrane protein, protein MLNKSIKLLLTIVVLGNFFQSHAQEDQSFDNGRQYILGNVAVTGKVSYNEQTIITFAGLEKGQHITVPGEEITNAIKKLWKLGLFNDINFYVDRVQGDTIFLELNIIELPKLSDTKITGVKKSKIEPLIKENNLTKGKIVNENLITTTRNYIENKYKKDGFYKTKVVITTIPDTTSGNEVKMLVNIDKGDKVKIRKIEFTGNTTFNAAKLKSAMKNTKEKNPFRIFKLDFKSSKFVKDKYKEDLTTLIDKYKEKGYRDARIVSDSVSYDKKSDKLDIKINLEEGNKYYVGNIKFLGNTVYTDQGLNRLLGIKKGDVYNGVLLQKRIADPTKPDGEDLTNLYQNNGYLFSNINAVEVRTANDTIDFEIRITEGPIAYFNKITVVGNDKTNDHVIYRELRTKPGQKYNKELLVRTIRELGQLSFFDPQTIRPDFKNVDPAAGTVDIEYSLVEKGSSQVELQGGYGGGGFIGTLGLSFNNFSFRNIFKKEAYHPLPMGDGQKLSLRLQGSTYFQTYSLSFSEPWFGGKKPVQFSTSLSHSRQFLYNYSSRDVDKSRSFNITSLSVGIAKKLTVPDDYFILSQSVSFQYYDLQNYNTGLFTFGNGNSKNLAYTVGLSRNSKGFDPIFPTYGSEFSVSAKMTLPYSLFNGVNYGDLQNQAEYKLKSVENTPYQDSNNNIVNPGDYIDSNKNKVFNVADAAPDQAKIDQKKFNWLEYYKIKFKADNYTKLFGKLVLRTLGEFGYMGAYNHNRGLVPFERFFVGGDGLANYSLDGREVIQLRGYPNQSLSSQDGGTIYNKYSLELRYPITLKPAASIYALAFLEAGNSFDTFKTYNPFDLKRSAGVGLRVFMPAFGLLGIDFGHGFDAVPGETQKSGWQTHFIIGQQF, encoded by the coding sequence ATGTTAAACAAAAGCATAAAACTATTACTCACCATTGTAGTTTTAGGGAATTTTTTCCAATCACACGCTCAAGAGGATCAATCCTTTGATAACGGCAGGCAATATATTTTAGGTAACGTAGCCGTTACCGGAAAAGTCAGCTACAATGAACAAACCATAATTACCTTCGCCGGTCTTGAAAAAGGACAACATATTACGGTACCCGGAGAAGAAATCACAAATGCCATTAAGAAGCTATGGAAATTAGGCCTTTTTAATGACATCAACTTTTATGTTGACCGCGTTCAGGGAGATACTATATTCCTGGAACTTAACATCATCGAGCTCCCAAAGCTGAGCGACACCAAAATCACCGGTGTTAAAAAATCAAAAATAGAACCGCTTATTAAAGAAAACAACCTTACTAAAGGTAAAATTGTTAATGAGAACCTTATTACGACTACACGTAATTATATCGAAAACAAATACAAAAAGGATGGTTTTTACAAAACCAAAGTTGTCATTACCACTATTCCCGATACTACAAGTGGGAATGAGGTAAAAATGCTTGTTAATATTGACAAGGGAGACAAGGTTAAAATCCGTAAAATTGAATTTACTGGCAACACAACTTTCAATGCTGCAAAGCTGAAAAGTGCCATGAAAAATACAAAGGAGAAAAATCCTTTCCGTATATTTAAATTAGACTTCAAATCTTCCAAATTTGTAAAAGATAAATACAAGGAAGACTTAACAACCCTTATCGATAAATACAAGGAAAAAGGATACCGTGATGCCCGTATTGTATCGGATTCCGTTAGCTATGATAAAAAAAGCGATAAACTTGATATCAAAATCAACCTTGAAGAAGGAAACAAATATTACGTAGGAAACATCAAATTCCTTGGAAATACCGTTTATACCGATCAAGGTCTGAATCGTCTTTTAGGTATTAAAAAAGGGGATGTATACAACGGCGTATTATTACAAAAAAGAATTGCAGATCCAACCAAACCAGACGGGGAAGATTTAACGAATTTATACCAGAATAACGGTTACCTGTTCTCTAATATCAATGCCGTTGAAGTACGTACTGCAAACGATACTATTGATTTCGAAATCCGTATCACAGAAGGCCCTATTGCTTACTTTAATAAAATTACTGTAGTAGGTAACGACAAGACTAATGACCATGTAATATACAGGGAACTACGAACCAAACCTGGACAGAAATACAACAAAGAACTTTTGGTACGAACTATTCGTGAGCTTGGACAATTGAGCTTCTTTGATCCACAAACCATACGTCCTGATTTCAAAAATGTAGATCCAGCTGCCGGAACGGTAGATATCGAATACAGTCTTGTAGAAAAAGGATCCAGCCAGGTAGAATTACAAGGTGGTTATGGTGGCGGTGGTTTTATCGGTACCTTAGGATTATCGTTCAATAATTTCTCCTTCCGTAATATCTTCAAAAAAGAAGCATACCACCCATTACCAATGGGAGATGGTCAGAAATTATCGTTACGACTTCAGGGAAGTACCTATTTCCAAACCTATAGCCTTTCGTTTTCCGAGCCTTGGTTTGGAGGAAAGAAACCGGTTCAGTTCTCTACATCCTTATCACACAGTAGACAGTTCTTATATAACTATTCGAGCAGAGATGTTGATAAGAGCAGAAGTTTCAACATTACATCCTTGTCCGTTGGTATCGCAAAAAAATTGACTGTGCCAGATGATTACTTCATCTTATCCCAATCGGTAAGTTTCCAATATTATGATTTGCAAAACTATAATACCGGACTATTTACCTTTGGAAATGGTAACTCTAAAAACCTTGCTTATACTGTTGGGTTATCCCGGAACAGTAAAGGTTTCGACCCTATCTTCCCAACCTATGGTTCTGAATTTAGTGTAAGTGCAAAAATGACATTACCATACTCTTTATTCAATGGTGTCAATTATGGGGACTTACAGAACCAGGCAGAATATAAGTTAAAAAGTGTAGAGAACACCCCTTACCAGGATTCAAATAACAATATCGTAAATCCAGGTGATTATATTGACAGTAACAAAAACAAAGTATTCAACGTTGCTGATGCTGCTCCTGATCAGGCTAAAATTGACCAGAAAAAATTCAACTGGCTTGAATATTATAAAATAAAATTCAAAGCTGATAATTATACCAAACTTTTTGGTAAATTAGTCTTGCGTACTTTAGGAGAATTCGGTTATATGGGTGCTTACAACCACAATAGAGGATTAGTCCCATTTGAACGATTCTTCGTTGGTGGTGATGGTCTGGCAAACTACTCCCTTGATGGTAGAGAGGTTATCCAGCTTAGAGGGTATCCAAATCAATCCCTGTCCTCTCAGGATGGTGGAACGATTTACAACAAATATTCCTTAGAATTACGTTACCCGATTACCTTGAAACCGGCTGCATCGATTTATGCATTGGCGTTCCTGGAAGCTGGTAATTCATTTGACACTTTTAAAACCTACAACCCATTTGATCTGAAACGATCTGCCGGAGTTGGATTAAGAGTATTTATGCCAGCATTTGGACTATTGGGTATTGACTTCGGACATGGTTTCGATGCGGTGCCAGGAGAAACACAAAAAAGCGGATGGCAGACGCATTTTATCATTGGACAACAATTTTAA
- a CDS encoding OmpH family outer membrane protein, translating into MKKQLLFLLLLISVATVKAQTRGVRLGYIDMEYILQNVPDYTDAKNQLELKAQKWKQEIELKRNEVNKLKESLKTEKVLLTKELILEKEEEITFQETELLEYQQKRFGPTGDLIIQKAALVKPIQDQIFTIVQDIAENKYDFIFDKSSDLTMLFAGKRFDISDQVIRRLTRASKRDQLSKKQLKELDEKEAKEDMLDESPEMAERQKLLDEKKNARELLLEERKAAREAKKKEYEDRKQQLIDERNAKKNGTTVTPTADSKEVTDTPKAESKEKAKEADPEKAAKETEKAVEKQQAQEAKNESLEARKKKQEERKQQILETREAAKKAREDKIKEAQDKKEQNKTEN; encoded by the coding sequence ATGAAGAAACAATTATTATTTCTGCTTTTATTGATCAGTGTGGCTACTGTCAAAGCTCAGACAAGAGGCGTCAGGCTCGGATATATCGATATGGAATATATCCTCCAGAATGTTCCCGATTATACTGATGCTAAAAACCAATTAGAGTTAAAAGCTCAAAAGTGGAAACAAGAAATTGAACTGAAAAGAAATGAAGTCAATAAACTAAAAGAATCCCTGAAGACTGAAAAAGTGCTTTTGACAAAAGAATTGATTCTTGAAAAAGAAGAAGAGATTACTTTTCAGGAGACTGAATTATTAGAATACCAACAAAAACGATTTGGCCCTACCGGCGATTTGATCATTCAAAAAGCAGCATTGGTAAAACCGATTCAGGACCAGATATTCACCATTGTTCAGGATATCGCAGAAAACAAATATGATTTTATATTTGATAAATCATCCGACCTGACCATGTTGTTTGCAGGAAAACGATTCGACATAAGCGACCAGGTAATCCGCCGTCTTACCAGAGCTTCCAAAAGAGACCAGCTGAGCAAAAAACAGCTTAAAGAACTGGACGAAAAAGAAGCCAAAGAAGATATGCTGGACGAAAGCCCTGAAATGGCGGAAAGACAGAAATTGCTGGATGAGAAAAAGAATGCACGAGAACTTCTTTTAGAAGAGCGCAAAGCAGCAAGAGAAGCCAAGAAGAAAGAATATGAAGATCGAAAACAGCAACTGATTGATGAGCGAAATGCTAAAAAGAATGGCACGACGGTAACACCTACTGCAGATTCTAAAGAAGTAACAGACACTCCAAAAGCAGAAAGCAAAGAAAAAGCAAAAGAAGCTGATCCTGAAAAAGCAGCAAAGGAAACAGAAAAAGCAGTTGAAAAACAGCAAGCCCAGGAAGCTAAAAATGAGTCTTTAGAAGCCCGGAAGAAGAAACAAGAAGAGCGTAAACAACAAATTTTAGAGACAAGAGAAGCCGCTAAAAAAGCAAGAGAAGATAAGATTAAAGAAGCGCAGGACAAAAAAGAACAAAACAAAACCGAAAATTAA
- a CDS encoding OmpH family outer membrane protein, with protein MKQLKTLLIAAILFVGASHTANAQAKIAHIDVSDLMSKYPAMLNADKQLETVGKTYDTQYKGLVDEYQAKLKKYEAESATVGDKVNEERTVEVQALQKRIVDYRDNAQKELQQKEMDLKKPIVEKVRLAIQKVAKAKGYQYVLDASTGGGLLLADGPNLLDDVKKELGF; from the coding sequence ATGAAACAACTGAAAACTTTATTAATCGCAGCTATATTATTTGTTGGAGCAAGCCATACCGCTAATGCACAAGCCAAAATAGCCCATATTGATGTTAGTGATTTAATGTCAAAATACCCTGCTATGCTGAATGCTGATAAGCAACTGGAAACAGTAGGTAAAACTTACGATACACAATACAAAGGCCTTGTAGATGAGTATCAGGCAAAACTGAAAAAATATGAAGCTGAGTCTGCTACTGTAGGTGATAAAGTAAATGAAGAGCGTACTGTAGAAGTACAGGCGTTGCAAAAAAGAATTGTTGATTACAGAGACAATGCACAAAAAGAATTGCAACAAAAAGAAATGGATCTTAAAAAGCCAATCGTAGAAAAAGTACGTTTAGCGATTCAAAAAGTTGCTAAAGCAAAAGGATACCAGTATGTACTTGATGCATCTACAGGCGGAGGTTTGTTATTAGCAGACGGTCCAAATTTATTAGACGATGTAAAGAAAGAATTAGGATTCTAA
- the murI gene encoding glutamate racemase: MSNTTPIGLFDSGIGGTSIWAAINDLLPHENTIYLADSKNAPYGQRSKEEIIALSCKNTEYLLNQNAKLIVVACNTATTNAITELRTLYDVPFIGIEPAIKPAATHTKTQIIGVLATKGTINSQLFNAAVAKYKNVKIIEQIGFGLVQLIENGDLHSPEMTELLQTYLAPMIKANIDYLVLGCTHYPYLIPQIRKIIPEHVKIIDSGEAVARQTSSILTVNNALNSDPTKGAALFYTNASKKVLSEILNDYEATISEKEF; this comes from the coding sequence ATGAGTAACACTACCCCAATAGGATTATTTGATTCCGGAATCGGTGGCACTTCAATATGGGCTGCCATTAATGATCTCCTTCCCCATGAAAATACTATTTATCTTGCTGACAGCAAAAATGCACCCTATGGCCAACGGTCTAAAGAAGAGATAATCGCCTTAAGCTGCAAAAACACCGAATACCTACTGAATCAAAATGCAAAGCTTATTGTAGTAGCCTGCAATACTGCGACCACCAATGCCATAACCGAATTACGGACCTTATACGACGTTCCTTTCATTGGTATTGAACCGGCAATTAAACCTGCAGCAACACACACCAAAACACAAATTATAGGTGTATTGGCTACTAAAGGAACCATTAACAGCCAATTATTCAATGCCGCTGTGGCGAAATATAAAAATGTAAAGATCATTGAACAGATTGGATTTGGATTGGTTCAGTTAATTGAGAATGGAGACCTGCATTCCCCTGAGATGACGGAATTGCTACAAACCTATTTGGCCCCTATGATCAAAGCCAATATCGATTATTTAGTACTGGGCTGCACCCACTATCCATACCTGATTCCACAAATCAGGAAGATCATTCCGGAACACGTGAAAATTATTGATTCTGGTGAAGCCGTAGCACGACAAACCTCATCCATACTCACAGTAAACAATGCTCTAAATTCAGACCCAACCAAAGGCGCTGCATTATTTTATACCAATGCTTCGAAAAAAGTCCTTTCAGAAATCCTCAATGATTATGAGGCAACAATTTCAGAAAAGGAATTTTAA
- a CDS encoding gamma carbonic anhydrase family protein codes for MLIKTVNGKTPVIPQDCYVAENATIIGDVTFGDSCSVWFNAVIRGDVHFIKIGNKVNIQDGAVIHCTYLKHPTVIGNNVSIGHNAIVHGCTIKDNVLIGMGAIVMDNCVIESNSIIAAGAVVTQNTIVESGTIYAGVPAKKVKDIDRSDFAGEIERISNNYVMYSSWLKEE; via the coding sequence ATGCTGATAAAAACTGTAAACGGAAAAACGCCTGTAATACCACAGGACTGTTATGTAGCAGAAAATGCTACAATTATTGGGGATGTAACCTTTGGTGATTCCTGTAGTGTATGGTTCAACGCTGTTATACGCGGAGATGTACATTTTATAAAAATTGGAAATAAGGTAAATATACAGGATGGTGCAGTAATCCATTGTACCTATCTTAAACACCCGACTGTGATTGGAAATAATGTTTCAATAGGGCATAATGCCATCGTTCACGGTTGTACGATTAAGGATAATGTATTGATAGGGATGGGGGCAATTGTAATGGATAATTGTGTTATCGAAAGCAATTCTATAATAGCCGCCGGAGCAGTTGTTACACAAAATACGATAGTAGAATCCGGAACAATTTACGCAGGGGTACCAGCGAAGAAAGTGAAAGACATTGACCGATCAGATTTTGCAGGTGAAATAGAGCGTATTTCGAACAATTACGTGATGTATTCAAGTTGGCTAAAGGAGGAATAG
- a CDS encoding type IX secretion system membrane protein PorP/SprF — MNFKKRYLVILLFLSQLSFSQEGIAVYSDYLSDNYYLIHPSMAGAANCAKIRLTARQQWFGQDDAPQLQTLSFNARVGEQSGIGVILFNDKNGYHSQKGGKITYAHHIKFSRGDYDLNQLSFGMSAGLVQSQLDESSFGPDFDPNIYGSIQKDSYFNIDVGASYNYLDFYTHFTVKNIASNKREIYSDFESDNLRKYLFSAGYVFGYGKSLQWEPSVLFQYTDKTKEKSFDINLKLYKDMDFGKLWGGLSYRRSLDGAQYLDGNGVADQKMQYITPIVGINYKNFMFAYTYSHVTGNVKFDTGGFHQITLGINLFCKKEKFDCNCPAVN, encoded by the coding sequence ATGAATTTTAAAAAGAGGTATTTAGTTATATTACTATTTTTATCACAACTGTCATTTTCACAAGAAGGTATAGCCGTATACTCTGATTATCTATCCGATAATTATTACTTGATCCACCCATCGATGGCGGGTGCCGCAAATTGCGCAAAAATTAGATTAACAGCCCGGCAGCAATGGTTTGGGCAGGATGATGCGCCACAGCTTCAGACATTGAGTTTCAATGCGAGAGTGGGGGAGCAGTCCGGAATTGGTGTTATCCTGTTTAATGATAAAAATGGGTATCATTCTCAAAAAGGAGGGAAAATTACCTATGCCCACCATATTAAGTTTTCAAGAGGAGATTATGATTTAAATCAGTTGTCTTTCGGTATGAGTGCAGGTTTGGTGCAAAGTCAATTGGATGAGTCCAGTTTTGGTCCTGATTTTGATCCTAATATTTATGGTTCGATCCAAAAAGATTCTTATTTCAATATTGATGTTGGTGCTTCATATAACTACCTTGATTTTTATACTCATTTCACAGTTAAGAATATCGCATCCAATAAGAGAGAAATCTATTCCGATTTTGAATCTGATAATTTAAGAAAATACCTTTTTAGTGCTGGTTATGTTTTTGGATATGGCAAAAGCCTGCAATGGGAACCTTCCGTTTTATTCCAATACACTGACAAAACGAAAGAAAAATCATTCGATATCAATTTGAAACTGTATAAGGATATGGACTTTGGAAAACTATGGGGAGGATTATCCTACCGGAGAAGTTTAGATGGAGCTCAATACCTTGATGGTAATGGAGTGGCAGACCAAAAAATGCAATATATTACTCCTATAGTGGGGATCAATTATAAAAATTTCATGTTTGCATACACTTATTCACATGTTACAGGAAATGTGAAGTTTGATACAGGAGGATTCCACCAAATCACTTTGGGTATCAATCTGTTTTGCAAGAAAGAAAAGTTTGATTGTAACTGCCCTGCAGTTAATTAA